Genomic window (Daucus carota subsp. sativus chromosome 5, DH1 v3.0, whole genome shotgun sequence):
ATTTACCGGATAGGATTCCAGTTTCAAGAACTATTCCGCGCCAGTATGATGACAGTAGATCAGAATCGGAAAATGATATGAGTACAGATTCAGAGGAGGGGGTTTATGGAGGGAGGTATTCTTTGGATTCGTCACCGCAGGATGATAGAGCATCTAGCAATGCAGCAGCTAGAAGGTATTTTAATCCTGCGGAAAGGAGGGTTCAGTATGGTAGTGATAGTGTGTATTCAGAGGATGTTAGTTCGTCAAGAGAAACGTTAGGAAGAGGGCGTGGGGTGGTGGTAGACAGGCTGATGAAGGGTGCAAATAGGTACCCTGTTGGAAGCAATGGCTACACCGAGGAAGAATCGTCAGATTCTGCGTGCAGCTCGGAATTCTCATCAACTCAAGTGCCAAGGAGTGATAAAGGGTTACCCGGTAGCAAGGCATATCTTTCCGAGGGATATGCTTCTAGTGTGCCTTCATGGATAAACAAGCAATCTGCCTCCAACAAGGTATACTCTGTTTAAGTTTGAATAAATACAACCACTGCATAAACATCTAAACCTTAGAATTTGATACTAGGTTAGCATTTCCCATTCATAATACCTAATTTCCTTAAATTTGTTTGAAAAAACGCcaatatagatttttttaaaaatatatttttgtagcTTTTGGTGTGAGATATCAAATTGCATTGTTGGTGGCTTGAGCTCTGTAAGTATTGGTGTAACCATTTGTTTGTATTGTCAAAATGAAAGGGTGCAGAAATTTAGTGATTTTCATAAATCCTTTCTTTAAATTTCAGCTGTGTGTAGGTTCTTCAGTCTTTTCATATTCAAGAAATATCACGAATATTTTTATGTTGCAGATAGGCTTCTTTTGAATACATTTCGGTGTTTGATTAACAGCGTGTAAAATAGCAGGACAATATTCGTTTATTTGTCAAGATATTTAACTAAACTTTCTAGAAGTATGGCTTGTGGAAGTGAAGTGGTAATTCTGTATTTGTTATCGAGCTTTATATTCATAGATGCACTTGTGAAgcataagtattttttttttttatgccaACACACAGCTTTTTACCACGAGAAATTTGCAgcatattaatatgaaaaatttgcagAATCAGAAGCTTTCTGATGATGATAATCCAAGCGCACCTCCATTTTCTGATGCTGGTGGGGAGATCAAGCAAGAACCGAGCCCTGCCTCCAGCAGACCAAATGGCATGCCTTCTGCAGCAGTTGGTTCAGAAACAAAAACTACAACGGCTACTTTACAGAATAATATCCGCCAGGAGATGCCTAAAACGTCTGTGAGGTTTGTATTCTCTCTtgaaaatcaatattaaaagagCTTTACAGTGGGAAGCATTTTAGTATGTAtatgttttctttttattgtAAGCTGTATGAAGATATTGCTTGTGTTGTATTTTACAGGACTGCAGCAAGTGCAGAAAATGGTGTGCCTTCAGGTTCATTTCCAGCTCGGATTCCCACATTTCATGCAAGGTATAGCTTCTTATGATTCAAGCTAAACAAGTTGCATTTCACTAGTTGGTTGCAATTTTATTTACTTTATCTCTGCCGTTATTTTTGAATTCTATAAGGTTTATgttgtatttaaaatttattgtttgtATACAGTGCGCTAGGTCCGTGGCATGCTGTAATAGCATATGATGCATGTGTTCGACTATGCCTTCATGCTTGGGCAAAGGGTTGCATGGAAGCACCAATGTTTCTTGAGAATGAATGTGCACTGTTGAGGAATACGTTTGGGTATGCATTTTTCAATAGTTATTATTCACTATGCCATTTGTCCAAACAAGCCATCCTTTCTTCGTTTCTATGCTTATCCAAAAATTCTTGACGATGATTTCAATATTTTATGAATTGCTGTTGTGATGTGTGAATGTTATTTATTGTTAATATTATCTGCATTCCTTGTATTTTTGTTTCACGTCCAGATTGCAGCAAGTCCTGCTGCAGTCAGAGGAGGAATTGTTGCTGTCCAAGCGTACTTCAGAACTCGCTGGTGAAGGAGCTATTCCCAAGCCCAAGAAAATGGTTGGGAAGATGAAGGTGCAAGGTAAGGTAGCGGGGTTATCTAGATTTATGTTCTGAGTTGCTATGTCTTGAATAATGGACCGTCTTCGTTGTGCAGTTCGCAAGGTCAAAATGTCGCTGGACCCCCCTACAGGATGCAGTTTTTCAAATGTGAGAGCACCAAAGCTTAAGTTGGAAGTTATAAAGGACCGCTTCTCCAATTTTCAGTCAACGGTCTCTTCTGGATGGCAAGCAGTCCGGAGTGTTCATTTTGCACCCAGGGTGGCTGGAAATGGCTCTTTTTCACGCCAAAGTTTAGCATATGTGCAGGCCAGCACACAATATCTGAAACAAGTATCTGGACTCCTAAAAACTGGTGTAGCAACTTTGAGAAGTAGTCCATCTTCCTATGAAGTTCAAGGTACATACATGGTTCCCATAAAATCCTTATCTCCATTAGAATATATATTCTATCCAAACTGTATATAAAAGGAGTTCCACCTTAGACTTTAATGTGAGATCAAATCTATCATGTCGCTTGCTATTGATCGAACCCTATACCTATAAATGATTGTTCTGATGTATTATGGAAATTCTTTGAAACGCAAGAATCAGAAAATTTTCCGTGGTGGAACAAAATATCCGCCGACTCCCCTTTCGTCATAGTGAAATGTctcgaaaaaaataaaaatagtggtTGGGAATGTTATAGTAGCCAAAGTCAAAGATAGAAATATAGAAGAGAAACAAACTCATTATATTAATATCTCTGAaagttttattcattttttgacCACCAATTAATAAGACTCCATTTTGATGTGAAAGAATGAGGCTCTTGCTTATAACTACAACTCTCCTGATCATCTATTCCATGTTACTGTATGTTCCTATTTTTTAATCACACCTGTAATCCCCTCCGTATTTTCAGTCTCTCCAGGACACTGTTGTGCAACTTATTTGCGTCAACTTTATATATTAATGGTTTTGAAGTATTACAAAGGGATTAACTAATAATTAACAATCATGCTTCCGTTTGTGTGATTAGAAACATACTCCAGTTTGCTACGACTGAAAAGTTCAGCTGAAGAGGACGCCATTAGGATGCAACCTGGATCTGGTGAAACACATGTATTGTAAGTAGAATTTCTTTCTGCTATGAACATTTTGTTATAGCTCTATTGACATCAATGAACTAAACTCTAATGACCTTACAGTTTCCCGGATAGTCTAGGAGACGATTTGATTGTTGAAATCCAGGATTCCACTGGAAAATATTATGGTCGTGTTGTGGCTCAAGTTGCTGCCATCTCTGAAGATCCGGTAAAGTTTTTTCCTGCATCTTCAGGGAATGATTTGCACTTCTGTTGTTTTGATATTTATCACAGTTGGGGACTTGTTCTATGCAGGGTGACAAACTTCGGTGGTGGTCTATTTTTCGTGAGCCAGAACACGAACTTGTTGGAAAATTACAGCTTTTTATAAATTACTCAACAACTTTGGATGAGAATAGTCATCTTAAGGTGAGGCAATTTTAGGCTTCTTAACGATACATAAACTCATGAATAGTATCTGAATTACCTATTAGCAGGTCTGGTTAAACGTGGTCAAGCTGAAATTAGATCAGGTTTTAAACCTGTTTTAGAGTAAAGTTAGTGCAAGTTTTAATGCTGTTACTCCACTATTTAGTATTTACAGTTGAGATAAATGTCTAGATTACATAGTAAAGTTAGTGCAAGTTTTGATGCTGTTACTCCACTATTTAGTATTTACAGTTGAGATAAATGTCTAGATTACATTACTTGgatggataaagaatatgactcTCAAGTTATCACACTTCACATGATGAGAAAAATGAACCAAAAGGAGGTTTTATGTGGGTAAAaaggattatatatatattttgtaataacACCTAAAATTTTAGACCTACGATTTTATATATACTGAAATTGAAATTTCCGTCAGAGACACTCCGGTGCATCAGTTCAATATTTTGGGGATGTGAGTATAATTGAATTACTACTACTTATCGCACCTCTCCTGGTCTCCTTTTAGGATGAATGCATGTGAATTCAGACAGACTTATTATGTTACTGCTGTTAAAATCAATGCCTTTTTTTGTAACTTATgtcaagtaatatatttatttttaatttaaaattgatattcttTTATTGCATCTATAAGACTTTATTTCTCCTGATATGGATTAGGTATTCTACAGTTGATCTTATCATCATTAATATTTAGAGCTCTTTTCTCTTTTGATCTAGTGTGGCTCTGTTGCTGAGACAGTAGCATATGATCTAGTACTGGAAGTTGCAATGAAAGATCAACATTTTCAGCAAAGGAATCTGTTAGTCCATGGTCCATGGAAGTGGCTGCTCATCGAATTTGCATCATATTTTGGAGTTTCTGATGCATACACTAAACTAAGGTACTCGGATGCTGCTTGGTTTTTCTTATTAGCGTGTTTCTTATAGCTGCATATTGTTTATCATAGCAGCGTATTTACCGAGGCAGTTTCTGATAATTAGACCTCTGATACATGTTTCAGATACCTCTCTTATGTGATGGATGTTGCCACGCCAACTGCAGACTGCCTTACTCTTGTGCATGATTTATTAATGCCCGTAGTACTGAAGGGAAACTGTAAGAGCACCCTAAGTCATCAAGAGGTAATCTTGTATCCATGCAAACAACTGTTATAGTAGTTTGATTTGAAGTGTTGTTATAGTGCAGCATATAGgcgattttttttaatgttgtatCCAAATGCTCTGCGTTCTTAAACAAGTTACAAGCTTTTCCAATTCTTCATGTTATATACATGTTTGCCAGAACCGTATTCTGGGAGAAATTGAGGATCAGCTCGAACAAGTCTTTGCCCTTGCTTTTGAGAATTACAAGTCTCTAGATGAGTCAGCACCATCTGGGATGATGGATGTTTTCAGGCCTGCTACAGGGAGTGCAGCACCAGCGTTGGAGCCAGCTGTTAAATTGTACACGCTTCTACATGATATATTATCACCTGAAGCTCAAAACAAACTATACAGCTACTTTCAGGTACAAAAGattacatatacacatacaattGATTCCTGTTGTCAGATTTCTGCAATTGTTATAGCTTCTATATATAATCAGGCTGCTGCAAAAAAGAGAAGTAGAAGGCATTTGACAGATACAGATGAATATGTCAGCGGGAACAATGAAGGCATGCTGGCTGATGTTGTTTCTATTACAACTGCATATCAGAAAATGAAATCTCTTTGTATGAACATCAGGAATGAGATTTTTACTGATATAGAGATCCACAATCAACATATACTTCCCAGGTAACTTATATTCTCTTCAGTTTACTTCATGTGAATGTTAAagatgaataaatattttaaattgttgacCAGAACTTCACTATGTTTCAATAAATTCATTTTGTATCTTTAGTTATTAACACTTGATTTAGGAGGTGATACaatcatctattttcttttagCAAAATTTTGCTTCAGTGATTAAATGAAATGTTCAAGGCATATGTTATCagcttatattataattttttgcatATAGCTTAATATTCTTACATAGTTATGTCGACCCTGGAAAGTGATAGTAATGTTTTTTCCTGTGGTTGCTAAagttctctccctctcttttttATTACTGCAGTTTTATAGACCTGCCCAATCTTTCGACAGCGATATATAGCGCAGAGTTATGCAACAGACTGCGTTCATTTCTCATTGCATGTCCACCATCAGGCCCTTCACCTCATGTAACTGAGCTTGTGATTGCAACCGCAGATTTTCAAAGGGATCTGTCTAGCTGGAATATCAAGTAAAATAGTTTTTGCATATATCTTTAAAATCCTAAAATATCTGCAACATGTCTACTAATTATCTTGTTATTTACCAGTCCTGTTAAAGGTGGAGTTGATGCAAAAGAACTGTTCCATTTGTACATCATGCTCTGGATTCAAGATAAGCGGCTTGCTTTGCTCGAGACATGCAAATTAGACAAGGTAAACTTGTCATGTTATCGATCAtcaaaattttcagtttcattctGTGCATGGTTTCTAGTGTACAAAACAGCTGTTACCTCCTCTAGGTGTTTTTATTGAAGTAACATAGGAGAGGAAGGCTTGAGAATTTCTCACCTTGTGAAGTGTTGCTATCCTATATGTGAATATCGATTAAATGGTACCTCCTTGCAGGTTAAATGGTCTGGAGTCAGGACACAGTACTCAACAACTCCATTTGTAGATGAGATGTATGATCGTTTGCAAGAGattttaaatgattatggtgtcATTATTAGTCGCTGGCCAGAATATACTTTTGCTTTGGAGAATGTAAGTCAGTATGCTTCCTTAACCAAGTGTCTAATCTTTATGCTCTGTTGCTTAATGTGACTGTGCGTAGTATTAAAGGAGCATTGGCATTTAATGCATCTCTGGTTTTGTTTATACGAATACTACTGCTATTAATCCAAATTTTAGTTGATATCTGAAACAAGCAAGTAATCTTTCTTGATAGGCACAAATGTGTAACAGAAAGagttaaataaagaaaaaagggAATATGCTAAACTATGTTCTTTAACAGATACCTGTATCATAGTTACAATTTAGCTAGGGTAAGCATGTGGTTATAAGTTTCAAtctggtatttattatttttaaaaaacaggCTATTGCTGACATTGAGAAGGCAGTTGTTGAAGCCCTAGACAAACAGTACGCAGATGTTGTATCTCCATTGAAGGAGAACATGGCTCCCAAGAAATTTGGCCTCAAATATGTGCAGAAGCTAGCTAAACGATCTGTCGGTCTTTATGTGGTGCCTGAAGAGGTAAGCGTACTTCGGCAAAAGCTCACTAAACATACATATTCTGTGTATGATTctgataagttatatatatatatatatatatatatatatatatatatatatatatatatatatatatatatatatatatatatatatatatatatatatatatatttatatatgtttgtctGCCCTCAAATTTGGTCATTAATGCAGCTTGGCATTCTGTTAAACTCAATGAAGAGGATGCTTGATGTTCTCCGCCCAAAAGTTGAGCATCAACTGAAGTCATGGGGTTCATGCATACCTGATGGAGGAAACACAGCTCCTGGAGAGCGTTTAAGTGAAGTGACAGTGATGCTTCGATCCAAGTTTAGGACTTATTTGCAAGCTGTTGTAGAAAAGCTTGCTGAAAATGTGAGTATCTTTCTAAATTCAACTGTTTTCCTGATATGGCATTAGTTCAATTTGCCAAATGTTAAGAACTTAAGATTTAGTATATTAGGTTATTGTATCATCTGCTAAAAAGTTTGATAAATAGTTGTTTTCTTAATTGAACTGGTAATCTTTCATTCTGGTAATAAGAATTGGTCGATCAAAGTTTAGAACTTATTTGCAAGCTTTTGTAGAAAAGCTTGTAGAATTTGCCATCCAAGAAATTAGATTACTATTTTAACTGCTAAAAAAGTTTGATCCATAGCTGTTTTTTTAATTGAACTGGTAAGCTTTTATTGTGGTAATAAGAGTTAATAGTTGTCAGGAACTGATAAGTTCTGACCTAGTTTCGTTACTATATTTGTTGTTTTCCAAGTTTATAAGTAAGATAACAGCTTTATAATAGAGAATTAGAGAAGAAATAGGCAGAAACGGAGATAAGCAACAGAGTTCAGATAGATCAGAATTAGATGAGAAGAGAAACTTGAAGAACAAGATAGATTTCTAGAGATCGAAACcctagagagaagagagagagaattgTGGAACAAGTTCCATTTTCATATATTCATCATGCATAATAGAAAATACAACTGAGTAGATCTATTTATAGACTCTACTAACTTGTAATGAAAGGACACAATTACCCTCACTACTACTACTATCCATGCTCATATGTCTATAGACTGCTACTTAAGCTGATTCCTGAAAACAGTTAACTAGTCTTGAACACATAATTGAAGGTCATCATTTGTAAATGACCTATTTGTATTCCATAGTCATTCAACTCTTGCCTTTTGTACATGCTGCAGCTGCACAGTGTTTGCATACTAACTAGAAATTCACTAATTTGCTGATATCATTTTTCATTTGTACTATTTGGATGTGTCATTATTGCCATTACTGGTTATTTATCGTTTTGCtagttatataaatttatcactatactcatttttatattttgcttTTCTGTACTGACCTCGACATGTTTCACATGTTCCCAGACAAGGTTACAGAGCGGTACAAAACTGAAAAAGATTCTCCAAGATTCAAAGGAATGTGTAGGTGAAGCAGACGTAAGAAGCCGCATGCAACAACTAATAGAGCAGCTTTCAAATACTATAAATCATCttcatagtatttttgaaaCACATGTATTTGTTGCTATATGTCGGGGTTACTGGGACCGGATGGGGCAGGTAAAAACTtacatttttagtttttaactaGCAGTTTTTCACAATAGTGTTACTCATTTGAGGTCTATTCTGCTACAGGATGTCCTAAGTTTCCTAGAGAACAGGAAAGAGAATAGGTCTTGGTACAAGGGTTCTCGCACTGCAGTATCTGTAAGAGCTTCTCCTTTACTTTTTTGTtcattttaattactttttacAACTACATACTGTTCCCAACTCCTAAGCCAGCAGATCATTAAGGTTTCCATAATTTAGGATAAGTATGCTTCTGTATACCTGTGAATGAAGTAGGTGTATCTTAAatctttttgaatttatatCCATATTTTGTTGTTAAAATTGTATTTCCATTTACCTTTTTTCCACCCGCCATATAGCTCgaccatatatattatttttgcaaatatgtgatttgtcaatatatatacatagtagTTTATAACCCGTGCGATGCAACTGTTACTTGTATTATTTGTTgttctaatatttaattttattttggagatactcttatattagaaaaatatgtgttttaaagttaaattagatttttaaataattaataaatgtgtatgggttatatatttttattaaacaagTTAAATAAGTATTTTTATTGGGCATGTTAAAAGCCTTATAAATAAGTAGGCCCGGTAGATATGTTTTGATGATGTTGTTTAAATGTGTTTCAGTTGCAATAAAAAACACTCATTAATTGATTAAAACATGTTATCATTTAGAAAGCCCAGGCCCCAATACCAGCTGACCAACCAAAactaatagtatagtatagatatgatATCCCCcaccaattttattttattatcattatttttttgatatattctgGACAGTTCGTTCTAAATGATATGCTCAATATTTACTTGGCATTCTGTTTTAAATTAGTTTGTGATGCATGTTATGTTTCCATGTCTCAGATGAGGTATCAAACATGGatgtttataaatttcagtCTTGCGAGTATATTCCATGTCTGAGAGTCTAACTTTGTACTTGAAGTGAAATTAAAGATTCAGAGTAATATAGGATTATGCAGTATACTTGGGACAAATTGCTTTGATTGTAATTctctatatctattttatttgatttgttgtGTAAGTGACATGATGTATATAAACTAGGGTATATCATATGTTGTGATGTTACAAGTGTCACCCATTTGGGCAAAAAGAAGCCTATTCTTCTGGAAACTGTGCAAGTTAATCGGCAATGCATTAAAACAAACTTCAAGTGAATTcagtgaaaaaatatttaaaaacttgtATTGGATATAATTGGTGACCTAGCCGTCTATAATTCACTGTGTGCTAAGTACATCTCAGCTTCGCCTTCTATAATAAGCAAGAATTTATATAGGATTAGGCAGTATACTTGGGATTGGGCAGTAATATAGGATTAGGCAGTATACTTGGGACAAATTGCTTTGATTTTAATTCTCTATATCTATGCTATTTGATCTGTTGTGTAAATGACATGATGTATATAGACTAGGTTATATCATATGTTGTGATGTTACAAGTGTCACCCATTTGGGCAAAAAGAAGCCTATTCTTCTGGAAACTGTGCAAGTTAATCGGCAATGcattaaaacaaactttaaataaattcagtgaaaaaatatttaaaaacttgtATTGGATATAATTGGTGACCTAGACGTCTATAATTCACTGTGTGCTACATCTCAGCTTGGCCTTCTATAATAAGCAAGAATTTATATCCTATACCTCGAGTCTCAAGTCCACACGCCTTCCTGTGTTGCTTACTTCGCCTCCGgtttatcaattatttattgCTTGCAGATCCTGGATGATACTTTTGCATCTCAGCTGCAGCAGCTGCTGGGAAATGCCCTTCAAGAGAAAGACATAGAACCTCCTAGATCAATCATCGAAGTGCGCTCGATGCTATGCAAAGACACTGCCAGTCAGAAGGGAAATACTTACTATTATTagcagaattttttttttatgttgtaAATAGTAGATAAACGGGAGGCTGGGACGACATGTCCTGATACAAGTTTTCCGGATGCAAAGACGTTTCTTGGTCGGCCTCACCATTCATGTTGGCTTGTTGAATAGATGACCAGGAATAACCATGCCATTTCCAGTTACCGCCAATCAAAATTTTGTCCAAGGATAGATACATCGAGTTCCCAGATTCACCTAAAGCATTTTTCCTTTTTTCCCAACTACATTTCATATAGAAGCTAGTTCACTGActtttattctaatatatatgcGACGACAATATTTTAGTCTTGTGGTTGTAGACTTGTATTCTTCTTGATACCGCATCTAGTTCATAAGTAATTTTACAGATATTTTAAATAGTTGAAAAGCTAGAAATCTCGTCACGCTTGTAAATGTGGTTGGCTGTGGGGCAAGGGCACAAGTGACTTCAGAAACATTTTCAAAGAGCTAACTTGTTATGAAGCACCATTGTTGTATACTTATATAGCACATTAACACATTGTTGACCAGTGTCACTGtcccttttaatttttttgctttTCTTGTCAAAGATTAAAGAATACATTTTCAACCTCATAAATACCCACGGGCCATGTTTATACGAGTCCTTTTCTGAAAGAAGGAAAGCCTACAGCCTGCTGATGTTATTGTCCCACAGCCACGTAACATAATTTGCTTTACATCTAAATAGTTTTGATTCCTTAAACATCCTTTCCttcttttttatttgatccgaatatatagaaacttttttgtttttcagTTTGAATACGACAAGCAGGGAGTAACTCAAATCAGTTCAGCTACACATTGTTCAAGAGCCAGAGATTTGATTTTGACCCTCTTTTTTGAAAAAAGGGTGAAATGTATGTAACCAAGATTGAGAAGATAAAAGATGATAAGACACAAAATTAACCTCAAAACAAAATTACGAGACAGTTCCATATTTACATCACTAAGCATGCGAAACCAGGCAATTATTCCAAGTCCGTATGCTGCCAATCAGataactaaaaattaaattacatttctGCCTACCAGTAAcgcctttctttttctttcttttttcttccaAGTACATACACCCATTCATTATATCCCACACAATTGTAATTGCACACAGGATGCAGCTGATGTATTTACAAGATCAGATAAATCCAATCATTTCATACAAAGAATAGCAACTACTATGCCAAGTTGTGTGCAACACCAGGATGCTTTAAAACACTCCGACAGTGGATTCAAGCATTGCAACAGCTTCGTCTATGGTGCAGCACAAGAGTAATTAGAAGAGCTTTGATATCACATTACATGAGGTCCAGAAGGCTGCTGAAGCCGCCCTGAGAAGAGCTGGATTTTGGTATATCCTGTTACAGAAAAACAGAACATGCGATTTATAGATAGGTAAAACTTTTCTACACGACATTTTCATTATGTGTGCAGCCTGCAGACTAGGTATTAGTTAATCAATTTGAAATCAACACATTAACTCACCACATTAACTATACCAAACTTTGCCAGATTGCAAACTGCACAATAAAACCGCAGTTGACACAAGAAACAGAGGTAAATCTTCTGTTTCGAACTCTTTTCTGACCTAGAAAAAGGCTAAAGGGTCACATACAATTCAGACTCGGTGCTATACCCTGCATACAACCTTAACTCTTAATTATTGTAAATTAAACCTCAGCTTTTTGACATTTAAAAGGTGAATGAGAACATATTTACTCCGGCCATCAAAATGGTTAACAGATCTGTGCATACATCTACATCGACAAACATACACATATATGATTAAACGTATACACGTACATACATATACAGAAACATATTCCCATATACTAAATACATATACATGTGGTTCAAACATATACAATTCAACATCTAACATTCTTGTGCATTTATGATTGGACCCTTTTAGAAAGTGTAAAATTTTAAACCTCAGTCTTAACATTGATGCTCATGCACATAGAAAAAGCTGCTCGCTAATTAGACAATTGTTGCTATCTACAGCCAGAATAAGCAGGTGCTAAAGACAGAAAGACGATGTAACcgtagaaaagaaaaaaaatacaagCCAGTCACCAATATATTAAATACACTAAACCAGCTCAATATGAGAAACATACCCAATTGCTGTTGCCCCCCATGATGCAACATTATATATGACTTTGCTTCCGTCCCATGCCTTCCGAAGTTTTCCCTTCTTCTTTTTCAGAGAGAAGGTTTTGCTCAGAGCTGAAACAAATTTCAGCTCATGTCAGACCTCGATCTCTTAATATGATACTTATCGAAGGACTTAAAACAAAGTATGATGAGGAAAACCAATATCAAGCTATATATGCTTTGTACAAAGACCTTGTTAAAAAACAGTACTCACCATCTTGGAGTTGATTTGGGGTTAAATCCTGTTGAGATAGGGGAAAAACAAAGTTGATTAAGCCAAATCCACTTATCATTGTAATtccaaaaaagaagaaaagagtcAAAGACGACATAAATCTGGAACATGGACTAGGTACTCAAGGTATCCTATTCCAGACAGGTACTCTAGGGCACAACCatcttatatttattaatcTCGCGTCCAACTAATTTTTATATTCCCTGTGATTAAATTCAGGGAGATCAGATAAGCGAAAACCACTAATGTGTCTGAGAATTCTAGATGCCAGCCATTGCCAGGTGATTTCAAAGTTGTCATGGGCTGACAACTAAAACTTGCCATAGCACTCGAACCAATTTGTGCGGAGTTGGGGACTAGGGTGCTgaacttttataaaattttatctcaGTTAAgcattttctaactaaaaatatGTAACAATTTTTTGTGCAATGATTAGGTGCACTTACTTAACTACATACTGAATAATATATGTGATATACAAACaaataaagtttaaataatGACCATACTAGCAAATCCcgaaatatttgttatatagtGAGAAAGGCTGTTTCCATGATTTTTTCCGGCTTTTTCTGTGTGTTTgtgataaaattatgaaaagattttttttttaagtaaatgATTTTGTTTTGC
Coding sequences:
- the LOC108222797 gene encoding uncharacterized protein LOC108222797, whose translation is MFTEGLDKSALRWVKEGSLNNKKEVPMSMSSQRPRIDPVTTVRTGTRGFGLPPTSKFRSGHLPDRIPVSRTIPRQYDDSRSESENDMSTDSEEGVYGGRYSLDSSPQDDRASSNAAARRYFNPAERRVQYGSDSVYSEDVSSSRETLGRGRGVVVDRLMKGANRYPVGSNGYTEEESSDSACSSEFSSTQVPRSDKGLPGSKAYLSEGYASSVPSWINKQSASNKNQKLSDDDNPSAPPFSDAGGEIKQEPSPASSRPNGMPSAAVGSETKTTTATLQNNIRQEMPKTSVRTAASAENGVPSGSFPARIPTFHASALGPWHAVIAYDACVRLCLHAWAKGCMEAPMFLENECALLRNTFGLQQVLLQSEEELLLSKRTSELAGEGAIPKPKKMVGKMKVQVRKVKMSLDPPTGCSFSNVRAPKLKLEVIKDRFSNFQSTVSSGWQAVRSVHFAPRVAGNGSFSRQSLAYVQASTQYLKQVSGLLKTGVATLRSSPSSYEVQETYSSLLRLKSSAEEDAIRMQPGSGETHVFFPDSLGDDLIVEIQDSTGKYYGRVVAQVAAISEDPGDKLRWWSIFREPEHELVGKLQLFINYSTTLDENSHLKCGSVAETVAYDLVLEVAMKDQHFQQRNLLVHGPWKWLLIEFASYFGVSDAYTKLRYLSYVMDVATPTADCLTLVHDLLMPVVLKGNCKSTLSHQENRILGEIEDQLEQVFALAFENYKSLDESAPSGMMDVFRPATGSAAPALEPAVKLYTLLHDILSPEAQNKLYSYFQAAAKKRSRRHLTDTDEYVSGNNEGMLADVVSITTAYQKMKSLCMNIRNEIFTDIEIHNQHILPSFIDLPNLSTAIYSAELCNRLRSFLIACPPSGPSPHVTELVIATADFQRDLSSWNINPVKGGVDAKELFHLYIMLWIQDKRLALLETCKLDKVKWSGVRTQYSTTPFVDEMYDRLQEILNDYGVIISRWPEYTFALENAIADIEKAVVEALDKQYADVVSPLKENMAPKKFGLKYVQKLAKRSVGLYVVPEELGILLNSMKRMLDVLRPKVEHQLKSWGSCIPDGGNTAPGERLSEVTVMLRSKFRTYLQAVVEKLAENTRLQSGTKLKKILQDSKECVGEADVRSRMQQLIEQLSNTINHLHSIFETHVFVAICRGYWDRMGQDVLSFLENRKENRSWYKGSRTAVSILDDTFASQLQQLLGNALQEKDIEPPRSIIEVRSMLCKDTASQKGNTYYY